CGCCGTCGGGATCGGGCTCGACGTGCTCGATCTCGAGCGCGGGCACCGACCAGCCGCCGCCGGTGCCGTCGCCGTCGACCAGGTTGGGCGGGCACCGCCCCGGGGTCGGCGGCTGCCCCAGCCGCGCGCACACCTCGTACAGCGGCCGGGGCGCGCCGCGGTACCCGAGGTGCTCGGTGATCTGGAGGTCACACAGCGACGGCTTCGCCGGCAGCTCGGACAGCACGAACGGCGTGCTCACGTACCAGCCCGGGCGCTCGCCGCGCAGCTGCGGGCGGAACCTCGGGTACTCCGGCGCGTCGTCGACGAGGCGCAGCGCGCCGACCTGGCAGGCGGCGCGCACCTGGAGGTGGACCTCGTCGCCCTTGGCCGGCGGCGCGTAGCGGTAGCGCGCCTCCAGGTACCACTCGACCTTGCCGTGATCGTCGCGCGACCGCACCCGGACCTCGATGCCCGCGCGCGGGTCGGCGGTCCCGCCGCCGCCGCACGCGCACAGCGCGACCGCGATCCCGACCGCGGCGCGCGGCACCTCACACCACCAGGTTGACCAGGCGACCCTTGACGTAGACCTCGCGCTTGAGCGCCTTGCCGGCGATGAACTCGGCGACCTTGGGCTCGGCCTTGGCCGCGGCGAGGACGTCGGCCTCGGGGGCGTCGGCGGCGACGTCGACGGTGCCGCGCAGCTTGCCGCTGACCTGCACCGCGATCGTGATCGTGTCGCGCTTGAGCTTGGCCTCGTCGAACGCCGGCCACGACGCGAACGCCAGCGACTCGGCGTGGCCGAGCCGACGCCACAGCTCCTCGCCCAGGTGCGGCGCGAACGGCGCCAGGATCTTGACGAAGTCCTCGAACCACGCCCGCGGCACCGCCAGGGCCTTGGTGGCCTCGTTGACGAACACCATCATGTCGGAGATCGCGGTGTTCAGGCGCAGGCTGTCGACCGCCTCGGTCACGCGCTTGATGGCGGCGTGCAGCGCCCGCTCGACCTCGCGCAGCTCGGGGCCGCCGGTGCCGTCGATGAGCCGCGACGGCGCGCCCGACTCCTCGTCGCCGACCGCCAGGCGCCAGGTCCGATCGAGGAACCGGCGGCAGCCCGAGACGCCGTCGGTGGCCCACTCGGTGCCGTCCTCGAGCGGCCCCATGAACAGCTCGTAGAGGCGCAGCGCGTCCGCGCCGAACTCGTCGCACATGTCGTCGGGGTTGACGACGTTGTAGCGCGACTTCGACATCTTCTCGTTGCGGGTCTCGACCTCGCCGCCGCCGTCCTTGATCACCCAGCGGCCGCCGATCTGCTCGACCTCGTGGTCGTAGTAGTACTTGCCGCGGGCGTCCTTGAACGACGGCTTGTGGATCATGCCCTGGTGGACCAGGCGCGCGAACGGCTCCTTGGTGTGGACCAGGCCGCAGTCGTAGAGCACCTTGTGCCAGAACCGCGCGTAGAGCAGGTGCAGCGTCGCGTGCTCGCTGCCGCCGACGTAGAGGTCGACGTTCATCCAGTACTGCTCGGCCTCGGGCTCCCAGGCCACGTCGGCGGCGTGCGGCGACAGGAACCGCAGGTAGTACCAGCACGAGCCCGCCCACTGCGGCATCGTGTTGGTCTCGCGGATCGCCGGCGCGCCGGTCTCGGGGTCGGTCGTCTGCATCCACGCCTCGGCCCGGGCCAGCGGCGGCCGGCCGTCGGCGGTGGGCTTGTAGGCGTCGAGCTCGGGCAGCACCACCGGCAGCGCGCTCGCGGGCAGCACCTTGACGGTGCCGTCGGCCAGCTCGATGGTCGGGAACGGCTCGCCCCAGTAGCGCTGGCGCGAGAACAGCCAGTCGCGCAGGCGGTAGCGCACGCTCTGCTCGCCCTTGCCGCGCTCGGTCAGCCAGGCGATCACCGCGGTCTTCGCGCCCTCGATGTCCTGGCCGTCGAGGAACTCGCTGTTGACGTGCGCGCCGTCGCCGGTGTACGCGGCGGCGTCGACGTCGCCGCCCGTGACGACCTCGACGATCGGCAGCCCGAACTTCTTGGCGAACGCGTGATCGCGCTCGTCGTGGGCCGGGCACGCGAACACCGCGCCGGTGCCGTACGACGCCAGCACGTAGTCGGCGATCCAGATCGGGATGTGCTTGCCGTTGACCGGGTTCATCGCGTACGCGCCGGTGAAGACGCCGGTCTTGGGCGCGTCGGCGGCCTCGGCGGTGCGGTCGCGCTCGCTGCGCTTGCCGGCCGCGGCGCGGTACTCGTCGACCGCCGCGCGCTGGGCCGCGGTCGTGACCGCGTCGACCAGCGCGTGCTCGGGCGCCAGCACCGCGTAGGTGCCGCCGAACAGCGTGTCGGGCCGGGTCGTGAACACGGTGATCGTTGCGTCGGCGCCGACGACGTCGAAGTTCACGTTGGCGCCGATCGAGCGGCCGATCCACTCGCGCTGCATCGCCAGGGTGCCGGCCGGCCAGTCCAGCCCGTCGAGGTCGTCGATCAGCCGGTCGGCGTAGGCGGTGATGCGCAGCATCCACTGCTTCATCATCCGGCGCTCGACCGGATCACCGGTCTCGATGTAGACGCCGTCCTTGACCTCCTCGTTGGCCAGCACCGTGCCCAGCGCCGGGCAGAAGTTGACCGCGACCTCGGCCTGGTAGGCCAGGCCGCGCTCGAACAGCTTGAGGAAGATCCACTGGGTCCACTTGTAGTAGCTGGGCTCGCTGGTCGCGAGCTCGTGGTCCCAGTCGTACGACAGCCCCAGCCGCGACAGCTGCTGCTTGAACGTGGCGATGTTGCG
This is a stretch of genomic DNA from Myxococcales bacterium. It encodes these proteins:
- a CDS encoding leucine--tRNA ligase → MASYDHKTVDAHWQAYWERERTFATPTDRTKPKYYVLDMFPYPSGSGLRIVPRGYTATDVVARAKRMMGLNVLRVMGWDSFGLPAERQAERENIHPRVITTRNIATFKQQLSRLGLSYDWDHELATSEPSYYKWTQWIFLKLFERGLAYQAEVAVNFCPALGTVLANEEVKDGVYIETGDPVERRMMKQWMLRITAYADRLIDDLDGLDWPAGTLAMQREWIGRSIGANVNFDVVGADATITVFTTRPDTLFGGTYAVLAPEHALVDAVTTAAQRAAVDEYRAAAGKRSERDRTAEAADAPKTGVFTGAYAMNPVNGKHIPIWIADYVLASYGTGAVFACPAHDERDHAFAKKFGLPIVEVVTGGDVDAAAYTGDGAHVNSEFLDGQDIEGAKTAVIAWLTERGKGEQSVRYRLRDWLFSRQRYWGEPFPTIELADGTVKVLPASALPVVLPELDAYKPTADGRPPLARAEAWMQTTDPETGAPAIRETNTMPQWAGSCWYYLRFLSPHAADVAWEPEAEQYWMNVDLYVGGSEHATLHLLYARFWHKVLYDCGLVHTKEPFARLVHQGMIHKPSFKDARGKYYYDHEVEQIGGRWVIKDGGGEVETRNEKMSKSRYNVVNPDDMCDEFGADALRLYELFMGPLEDGTEWATDGVSGCRRFLDRTWRLAVGDEESGAPSRLIDGTGGPELREVERALHAAIKRVTEAVDSLRLNTAISDMMVFVNEATKALAVPRAWFEDFVKILAPFAPHLGEELWRRLGHAESLAFASWPAFDEAKLKRDTITIAVQVSGKLRGTVDVAADAPEADVLAAAKAEPKVAEFIAGKALKREVYVKGRLVNLVV